TGTCCTTGTCCTGCGAAGATGGTTTGCCGTTTGAGCAGGAAGTGACTGTGAGTGGTGGATTTCACTTCCTTTCAGCATTAATCACCAAAGGgggatttatttttacatcctCTCTGTGCAATACTGAGTGTGCCTCCTGTCTtcccagggaaaaaaaaagtcataggcTCTTACGAATATTGCTGCtggggaagaaggagaggagggaggaaaattACTGCAATATTCTCAGGTTTTGTTGGCTTTATCCATTGTCTCCTAGTTCTTATTTTCTCCTTGTCCTTCATATTACAGCATGTTTTTTGAAATCCAATGAGATTTTATCTTTGTATGTACTTGAATGCAAAAGGACATTTTCTTTGTCCTGATGAAAAAGCCAAAGTCACCAAGTCATGGGCCCCTATCTGCTTATATTCCTCTAttctttctgcctctccctcaTCAACTTCTCTAACCATTCCTTTCCCTCTAACTGAAGTCgcagacctttttttttgtgcaaaattCATTTCAGTCTTGATGGATATACTAAGCACCAACGGCTTTTGATTTAGGCTTCTGATGGCATCTGCCTCTCCTAACATCCACTTTGGGTGCAACGCTCCATCACATTGATTTCTCTGAAGATGAAACTCTGATTGAACAGACCTCTCCTGGCAGCCGAGGGCCCCTACGTGCGTCTTGCACTGTTACAACATATGAAGGAGGATGCTGATGCATCCTGTCACCTGACTGGCAAACGACGTGAGGCCAATGAACCGGTACATGATATACGACCTATATTTAAAGATGACTCTTATATGTAAAATTAGTTCTATCTCACTTCCTCTGAACTGAACTTTGCACTGTCAAGATGAAGGATACAGAAaggtaattaaattaaatgccTATATGTCAGACATTAGCACAGTGATGCTCACAGAGTCTGATAGATAAAATCCCCAGTGAGCCAACTTTGTCCTCCGCTCTTCTTAGGTTTTTCAAATCACAAGCTCTTGTTTTCATCTGGTACCCTTTGTACTTAGACAATGATCCTGCAGCACATGATTTACCTCCAATGCCAACATTCAGTGCCAGCACAGGGTGGAGTGTGCCCTTTATGTAATGAAGCAAATACTAAGGGTATCAAGGTCAGGACAATGGAGCTGTGAAGTCCCTGCAACCTTCATGCCAAAAATTCACATCTCATACCAAACattaatggcttttttttttcttttaaacacaatgatgatctttccacaaccttaaccTTAGAAGTAGTTGAGTCATATGGTCGCAGTGAACAGCTTCTGAATGCTCACTTGACATTAGAATACCAATGTACATTAATATTCATATGGTTCCGACCAGctcaagtgtgtatgtgtgtgttttggtgcgtgtgtgtggacgTGCCAATGGTTTGTACAGTCAGGTACATGCAGGTGGTGTGGAGGTGTGACATTAGAATGAAGGTAGTCTCTGCATAATTCAGATGAACCTGTCTCCTTTAGTCTCCTATATCCCtgttctatctctctctctctcccaacaATATCCTCATATAACCCTCCCCATTTTAAATCtaacacattctctctctccctgtctctctcacactctgcatgtgtttctgtgtttttaaagatgtttttttttttttcactttaacctTCAAGAGATCATAACATATCTTCAGCATTCATGAGCTCTGATCAGGTTGTGTGCAGTGATATTGCCCTTCATCTTACAGATGGCTCATTATACCCACATCCTGCACTCACACCACAGTTTTGGGAAAGTATTTGATCACAGGATTCTTCAATTATGCATGAATGCAACGTTAAggttttaattaaataattgtGGTGAGTCCTTCATTGTATTATTTGTCTTATTCTTCATCCAGAAATAAATGGATGTTGGAAGGAATTAACAGAAGCTCTAATGACCTCTTGGTCATCACAAGCTGAAAGCTTCTCATATGCAGTAGGTAGCTGCCTTATCTGCATGAGTACAGCTTTTCCTTGTATGATGTTATCCACATGGTTTATATGTAAGtgaccatgcacacacacacaaatacctaTTCTTTTGGGGCTAAAGCTGCAAGTGCTTGCGCATGTTACAGCACCTTTACTGGACAAATAGATTTTTCTCACAGACTTGGATTATGGATCAATCTGCTcctcttattttctttaaaagtaATGCAGGCGTACAGACTTCCAGAGCTGTGACAGAAAATCCCTTCCAAAGATTGCTGACTTGCTTGTGCACAACACCACTGCTCTTCAGCTGCTTTACATAAGCTCTTAATATACAGTATCAAGGAAAACCATTTTCTGTTGGTCAAAAAATACTCTATAGCAGTGTGAGCATTATTCAGTCAGGATCCTCAGTTCAAAATggatttcagttcattttctggTCAATTAGATTTTAAAGATTATTGCTCAGGACAAATAGATCACAGCACATTTCAGTGTTTACGTCTTACTCTCAGCCATAAACAATGTATGAAAAGATGGCTGTGTGCGTAAGCAGTTGAGGGGGCTAAAGCACTGTGCGTTCCCAGTTGTGCCTTATGTCAACATCTGATCAAagcagcacactcacacacacacacacatatatacacacagactcagaaaaacacatgcataaaaaatgcacacacatgcatgcattggGTTGCTTTAGTATGCCCTCAGGGAAATGAGTAAGCCTGCTTCTTGATGTTCCCCCTGATCGTTACATTTATCACATTGCATCAGTAGAAAATCCTAAATAAACCTTTTAACAGGCTTCTCCTCAGTAATGCAGTAAATAGGCTTCTTATCCGAGAGGCCAATGGGTTTATCTTGGTCCACAAAACCCATGATACAGAGACTTTTGTGGTGCAAGTTGCAAGACTGGAGcaagtaaaatgtttttcaaaggTGTGAATAGTCAGAGATATACAAGAGTCACAATTAAGAGTTTTATTACTGTGGACATTTTACAGATCATTTTAGAGACATTATTCATACAGATTCACCCAGATGTTGcgcagagcatttttttttttaatcataataACAATATCTTTTAAAGCTTTAACAGTACATTTCAGTCTGTACAgttttttaacagaaaacaaaagtggtGCAAACAAACTCCTCGTGTAATGGTACCCAACAGCTGAAATGCCTTactttcacagcagaaaaagcaTATGTGTTATTATTAACATAGATTATTGCTGCATTACATTACTTGCACGTTCCAGGGCTTTGATATTGTGCTTGCTGACTCACTGGGACCCTAAAGTAAAGCCCTCCTAGTTGTCATTAATTCCACCAGTGGTAATCCTCAAAAAGCGAAGGCTTGCGCTTTTTGACACTTGCATGATGCCGTAGTTTGGAATCCGGAAGCATAGCGGTTGTCatctaaacaaacaagatgtaagCCTTATTTTGACGATCAAGATAATACCTGCAGTTATTTTTACAGCTCTTACAGTGACATTTGTGCAAGGACTGCTACTTATTATTTTGACAGTCAAAGAGACAACACTTGAAACGTTGTTTAGCGACTTAGCTAACGGTGAACGAAAAGTCAACAGGGAGGCTATGTAAGTTAGCAAACTTATCGGCTGCAGTGCCACATCGTCAAAAACAGAAAGCTGGGCCGCAGTCATTATgttattttgttgatttgttgtgTTGGCTTTTGTTTGTTGATACATTTTATATATTGTTTTGCTGTTCATCTGTTTGAGTTACCCATATTTTTATTACTAAGCCTAGCAAATTATATCATTGCATATTCGCAGACCTTATACCCTCCTATAAGTCATTTAGATGGTCAGGAATATGTAAATAATGTCAACTAATCACTACAGAACTGGttatagaaaaaagaaatctagcACTAGCTAATAAGAGTTTGTCTGCACATATATATGTAACTAACTTGTATAAGTTTAGATTGTCTGGCAGGAGGATACTGTGAGTCTTATTTAACGTGAGTAACACTGCTGTGTGAACTGTTCACAGGGGTTGATTTTGCACAATGTCATCAAGAGGCGTAGTCCTCCTTTTGCAAACCTGTGCAAGTCTAGAGAAGGTGACTGGTGGAAATTGACCATCACAGGCTTCAAACTGCTTTTGGATACGCTGTTTTCAAGTCAGCCATGGCTcgggaggaagatgaagaggagctgATAGTCGATGGGCCAAAGGAGGTGGACATGTTTACATCGGTGCGTTGTCTGGGTTACCTGTCCAGCATAAACCTCCTTGTGGCAGTATGCGTTGGCATGTATGTACGCTGGGAGGTGACAAGTGAACCCATGATTCTAGTCATCTTCATCCTGGGCCTCTTTGTCCTGGGGATCGCCAGTATTCTTCATTACTACTTTGCTATGGAGAAGGCCAGTCTCAGCTTGTTCCGTTTGTGGTTTGGCTTTCTGCTTGGTCTTCTGTGCTTCCTCAACAGCCCCGCCTTGGATTCAAATGTCAAGGAACTGGTCGCCAACTATCTCCTCCTAGCCAGtgttataatgaaaacagtatGGGCTATAACTGAGCGAGTATGCAGCTCCATCCATTACAAATCCACTTTGTTAACATCAGCTGAGCTGTTGGAGCTTCTGGGATTTGGCATTGCCAGCGCACTTCCTCACAAGTCAGTGGCCATAATAGGCTTTGTGGTGGCCCTGGGGGCTCTCATTGTGGACCTAAGGATGAAATCCCTCCTGGCTTTGCCCAACCTGGTCAGTTTTGCCTTGGTTACGtctcttgtgtttttccacGCCATAGACATCAGAACCAACCCTTATGCCTTAAGCTGCTACCTGGGCAGGCTACTGTGTGAGCCTGTGTTGGATGTGTACTTCAGTGGGCTGGGGCCCACCGACCGCTGGATGCCAGTGCTCTCTCTGGGGAAAGTGTGGAGGAGGCTGTCCctgcttcctctgtgtgtgattGAGCTGGGCTTCTTTGTCCTGGCTGCCTTAAAGGTATTCTCAGCATTTtgcaaaaatatttcagttattAAAGTCATTAGGCACTTGTGTGACTCAGTGAAGAATAATGAGGTCTTCAGATGCAATAATTTTTCAGACTTTTAAGTCCCAATGAAACATGATATTCAAATGACAGGATATTGTGTAGCTAGTTTAACATATTTTAAGACTTTGTTTAATGAcacttttctgttgttgtcataGCTGGGCCACTTGGAGCTGTGGTATCTGGTGATTCCAGGCTTCTGCCTGTTTGGCCTTTTCTGGTCCATCTGCCACATAATTCTGCTAATCACAATTTGGGGCTTTCACACCAAGCTGAGTGAGTGTCAGAAGGCCTGGCGGGCCCAGCGGTCCAGCAGCCGCAGTCTGGACCAAGTCATGGCCTCCAGGGGCATCCGACACTTCTGCCTCATTTCAGAACGACTGGTGTTCTTTAGTCTGCTGTCAACAGTCATACTGGGGGCTGTGTCCTGGCAGGTAGGAGACAAGTTTGCAAAGCATCTACAGATAAAAAACTTTTCATTCACTGTCACACATTTGTCATACATAGTCACATTTCTAATAGCAAAGCAATAGTGGCATTATAGTCCTGTTAAATTCCTGAGAATCTAGGGTCCATTCATAATCTCAACTTTCCTAGAAAACCTCATGCATTGTGGTGAGGCTTCTGTTGTAATTACTCCCTTTATGGATTTAGCATTTTGAATTTCATGGCATGGCCTCTATAAACATGTAACGCACCCATGTTATACACTCTGCAGAGAAATGCTAGTGGCAGTGTGTAGTTAGTAGTTGCTCCCCAAGCTGAG
The nucleotide sequence above comes from Toxotes jaculatrix isolate fToxJac2 chromosome 22, fToxJac2.pri, whole genome shotgun sequence. Encoded proteins:
- the tmem168a gene encoding transmembrane protein 168-A, giving the protein MAREEDEEELIVDGPKEVDMFTSVRCLGYLSSINLLVAVCVGMYVRWEVTSEPMILVIFILGLFVLGIASILHYYFAMEKASLSLFRLWFGFLLGLLCFLNSPALDSNVKELVANYLLLASVIMKTVWAITERVCSSIHYKSTLLTSAELLELLGFGIASALPHKSVAIIGFVVALGALIVDLRMKSLLALPNLVSFALVTSLVFFHAIDIRTNPYALSCYLGRLLCEPVLDVYFSGLGPTDRWMPVLSLGKVWRRLSLLPLCVIELGFFVLAALKLGHLELWYLVIPGFCLFGLFWSICHIILLITIWGFHTKLSECQKAWRAQRSSSRSLDQVMASRGIRHFCLISERLVFFSLLSTVILGAVSWQPSNGLFLSALLVVLPLESLAHCLFHELGSCLGGTCVGYALVIPTAYCSSDGQPTLLPPEQVQQLNQRSTGMLNSVQRLFSHHMIQTFGCDYSTSGVGLEAVQTKLRDFLERRTADGPRHDTYLIFYSGHTQKGTGAWALAGGESFHLAQLLELWKEKNAGHCSRLIVVLDTENSLPWVKEVRRVEGIYIAVQGAELSTTRVDPEAGDVPLLGDFTSEWVEFNCNPDSDTQWSEKGRTVTAAYGVSKRWSDYTLHLPTGSDVAKHWKTHFPKVTYPMVHLSNWCCGLNLFWLCSVCLLCFRRCKLAWFPPAVLDTGQGIKLVHS